A single window of Polyodon spathula isolate WHYD16114869_AA chromosome 2, ASM1765450v1, whole genome shotgun sequence DNA harbors:
- the LOC121307246 gene encoding receptor-type tyrosine-protein phosphatase alpha isoform X1 gives MPATLFKGSMDSRLLLLLLIAVLTALCSAQNPNTAAALTESPVLAGASNTLSENRSSLLNDLTLATTVSTATTITPMNVTISPEASNATTISTGTNETTSSTPPPPTPSPGGGNDTATDPQLPPTVNITTAGGAHTAEPTTPPPSPSTVETTASLTTSGGAANGPDETPIIAVMVALSSLLVIAFIIIVLYMLRFKKYKQAGSHSNSFRLVNGRADDTELQSIPLLARSPSTNRKYPPLSVDKLEEEINRRMADDNKLFREEFNALPVCPIQAACDAASKEENKEKNRYVNILPYDHSRVHLSSLEGVPDSDFINASFINGYQEKNKFIAAQGPKEETVNDFWRMIWEQNTATIVMVTNLKERKECKCAQYWPDQGCWTYGNIRVSVEDMMVLVDYTIRKFCIQQVGDVSNKKPQRLLTQFHFTSWPDFGVPFTPIGMLKFLKKVKTCNPQYAGAIVVHCSAGVGRTGTFIVIDAMLDMMTSERKVDVFGFVTRIRAQRCQMVQTDMQYVFIYQAMLEHYLYGDTELEVTSLETHLQKLYSKTPGTTCSGLEAEFKKLTSIKIQNDKMRTGNLPANMKKNRVLQIIPYEFNRVIIPVKRGEEYTDYVNASFIDGYRQKDSYIASQGPLQHTIEDFWRMIWEWKSCSIVMLTELEERGQEKCVQYWPSESTLSCGDITIELKKEEESESYTVRDLLVSNNRENKSRLVRQFHFHGWPEVGIPADGKGMINLIAAVQKQQQQSGNHPFTVHCSAGAGRTGTFCALSTVLERVKAEGILDVFQTVKSLRLQRPHMVQTLEQYEFCYKVVQEYIDAFSDYANFK, from the exons GGCAGCATGGATTCAAggctcctgctcctgctgctcATTGCGGTGCTGACGGCTCTCTGCTCTGCCCAGAACCCCAACACAGCTGCCG cTCTCACAGAGTCCCCTGTTCTGGCTGGAGCATCAAACACTTTGTCAGAAAACCGGTCCTCTCTGCTTAACGACCTCACCCTGGCAACCACTGTCTCCACAGCAACCACCATCACCCCGATGAATGTGACTATCTCTCCGGAGGCCAGCAACGCCACGACGATCAGCACTGGCACCAACGAGACCACTTCCAGTACGCCTCCCCCTCCCACACCCTCCCCCGGTGGGGGCAATGATACTGCCACCGACCCCCAACTCCCCCCCACCGTCAACATCACAACGGCAGGGGGGGCACATACTGCAGAGCCCACcacaccccctccctctccctccactGTGGAGACCACAGCCAGCCTCACCACCTCAG gAGGAGCAGCAAATGGACCAG ATGAGACTCCGATCATTGCAGTGATGGTGGCCCTGTCCTCTCTGCTGGTCATTGCCTTCATCATCATTGTGCTCTACATGCTGAG GTTTAAGAAGTACAAGCAGGCAGGGAGTCACTCCAACTCCTTCAGACTGGTCAATGGGCGTGCGGACGACACAG AGCTCCAGAGCATACCCCTCCTGGCCAGGTCTCCCAGCACTAACAGGAAGTACCCGCCCCTTTCTGTGGACAAGCTGGAGGAAGAGATCAACCGGCGCATGGCAGACGACAACAAGCTGTTCAGGGAGGAGTTCAAC gcCCTGCCTGTGTGTCCCATCCAGGCAGCGTGTGACGCAGCTTCTAAAGAGGAGAACAAGGAGAAGAACCGCTATGTCAACATCCTGCCCT ATGATCACTCGAGAGTCCACCTGTCTTCGCTAGAGGGGGTCCCAGACTCGGACTTCATCAACGCCTCCTTCATCAAC GGATACCAGGAGAAGAACAAGTTCATCGCAGCTCAAG GACCGAAGGAGGAGACTGTCAATGATTTCTGGAGGATGATCTGGGAGCAGAATACGGCCACCATCGTCATGGTAACCAACCTGAAGGAGCGAAAGGAG TGTAAGTGTGCCCAGTACTGGCCGGACCAGGGCTGCTGGACCTATGGGAACATCCGGGTGTCAGTGGAGGATATGATGGTGCTGGTCGACTACACCATCCGCAAGTTCTGCATCCAGCAG gtTGGTGACGTGTCCAATAAGAAGCCTCAGCGCCTGCTCACTCAGTTCCACTTCACCAGCTGGCCTGATTTCGGGGTCCCCTTCACCCCCATTGGAATGCTCAAGTTCCTCAAGAAGGTCAAGACCTGTAATCCCCAGTATGCCGGGGCCATAGTGGTGCATTGCAg CGCTGGCGTCGGACGGACAGGCACCTTCATTGTGATCGACGCCATGCTGGACATGATGACATCAGAGCGCAAGGTGGACGTATTCGGCTTCGTGACGAGGATCCGGGCGCAGCGCTGTCAGATGGTTCAGACTGAT ATGCAGTACGTGTTTATCTACCAGGCTATGCTGGAGCACTATCTGTACGGAGACACCGAGCTGGAAGTGACTTCGCTGGAGACACACCTGCAGAAACTCTACAGCAAGACCCCCGGGACCACCTGCAGCGGCCTGGAGGCAGAGTTCAAG AAGCTGACGTCAATAAAGATCCAGAACGACAAGATGAGGACGGGCAACCTGCCGGCCAACATGAAGAAGAACCGTGTGCTGCAGATCATCCCCT ACGAGTTTAACCGTGTGATCATCCCagtgaagagaggagaggagtatACAGACTATGTCAACGCCTCCTTCATTGAT GGCTACAGGCAGAAGGACTCTTACATTGCCAGTCAGGGTCCTCTCCAGCACACCATTGAGGATTTCTGGAGGATGATCTGGGAGTGGAAGTCGTGCTCCATCGTCATGCTGACGGAGCTGGAGGAGCGAGGACAG GAGAAGTGTGTGCAGTACTGGCCATCGGAGAGCACTCTGAGCTGTGGTGATATCACCATAGAgctgaagaaggaggaggagagcgAGAGCTACACCGTGAGGGACCTGCTCGTATCCAACAACCGA GAGAATAAGAGCCGGCTGGTGCGTCAGTTCCATTTCCACGGCTGGCCGGAGGTGGGGATCCCTGCAGACGGCAAGGGGATGATCAACCTGATTGCAGCCgttcagaaacagcagcagcagtctgGCAACCACCCCTTCACTGTGCACTGCAG TGCTGGCGCGGGCCGCACCGGTACCTTCTGTGCCCTGAGCACTGTGCTGGAGAGGGTGAAAGCAGAGGGTATCCTGGACGTCTTTCAGACAGTGAAGAGCCTTCGACTGCAGAGACCACACATGGTCCAAACACTG GAGCAGTATGAATTCTGTTACAAGGTGGTGCAGGAGTACATCGATGCCTTTTCTGATTACGCCAACTTCaagtag
- the LOC121307246 gene encoding receptor-type tyrosine-protein phosphatase alpha isoform X5, whose product MIWEQNTATIVMVTNLKERKECKCAQYWPDQGCWTYGNIRVSVEDMMVLVDYTIRKFCIQQVGDVSNKKPQRLLTQFHFTSWPDFGVPFTPIGMLKFLKKVKTCNPQYAGAIVVHCSAGVGRTGTFIVIDAMLDMMTSERKVDVFGFVTRIRAQRCQMVQTDMQYVFIYQAMLEHYLYGDTELEVTSLETHLQKLYSKTPGTTCSGLEAEFKKLTSIKIQNDKMRTGNLPANMKKNRVLQIIPYEFNRVIIPVKRGEEYTDYVNASFIDGYRQKDSYIASQGPLQHTIEDFWRMIWEWKSCSIVMLTELEERGQEKCVQYWPSESTLSCGDITIELKKEEESESYTVRDLLVSNNRENKSRLVRQFHFHGWPEVGIPADGKGMINLIAAVQKQQQQSGNHPFTVHCSAGAGRTGTFCALSTVLERVKAEGILDVFQTVKSLRLQRPHMVQTLEQYEFCYKVVQEYIDAFSDYANFK is encoded by the exons ATGATCTGGGAGCAGAATACGGCCACCATCGTCATGGTAACCAACCTGAAGGAGCGAAAGGAG TGTAAGTGTGCCCAGTACTGGCCGGACCAGGGCTGCTGGACCTATGGGAACATCCGGGTGTCAGTGGAGGATATGATGGTGCTGGTCGACTACACCATCCGCAAGTTCTGCATCCAGCAG gtTGGTGACGTGTCCAATAAGAAGCCTCAGCGCCTGCTCACTCAGTTCCACTTCACCAGCTGGCCTGATTTCGGGGTCCCCTTCACCCCCATTGGAATGCTCAAGTTCCTCAAGAAGGTCAAGACCTGTAATCCCCAGTATGCCGGGGCCATAGTGGTGCATTGCAg CGCTGGCGTCGGACGGACAGGCACCTTCATTGTGATCGACGCCATGCTGGACATGATGACATCAGAGCGCAAGGTGGACGTATTCGGCTTCGTGACGAGGATCCGGGCGCAGCGCTGTCAGATGGTTCAGACTGAT ATGCAGTACGTGTTTATCTACCAGGCTATGCTGGAGCACTATCTGTACGGAGACACCGAGCTGGAAGTGACTTCGCTGGAGACACACCTGCAGAAACTCTACAGCAAGACCCCCGGGACCACCTGCAGCGGCCTGGAGGCAGAGTTCAAG AAGCTGACGTCAATAAAGATCCAGAACGACAAGATGAGGACGGGCAACCTGCCGGCCAACATGAAGAAGAACCGTGTGCTGCAGATCATCCCCT ACGAGTTTAACCGTGTGATCATCCCagtgaagagaggagaggagtatACAGACTATGTCAACGCCTCCTTCATTGAT GGCTACAGGCAGAAGGACTCTTACATTGCCAGTCAGGGTCCTCTCCAGCACACCATTGAGGATTTCTGGAGGATGATCTGGGAGTGGAAGTCGTGCTCCATCGTCATGCTGACGGAGCTGGAGGAGCGAGGACAG GAGAAGTGTGTGCAGTACTGGCCATCGGAGAGCACTCTGAGCTGTGGTGATATCACCATAGAgctgaagaaggaggaggagagcgAGAGCTACACCGTGAGGGACCTGCTCGTATCCAACAACCGA GAGAATAAGAGCCGGCTGGTGCGTCAGTTCCATTTCCACGGCTGGCCGGAGGTGGGGATCCCTGCAGACGGCAAGGGGATGATCAACCTGATTGCAGCCgttcagaaacagcagcagcagtctgGCAACCACCCCTTCACTGTGCACTGCAG TGCTGGCGCGGGCCGCACCGGTACCTTCTGTGCCCTGAGCACTGTGCTGGAGAGGGTGAAAGCAGAGGGTATCCTGGACGTCTTTCAGACAGTGAAGAGCCTTCGACTGCAGAGACCACACATGGTCCAAACACTG GAGCAGTATGAATTCTGTTACAAGGTGGTGCAGGAGTACATCGATGCCTTTTCTGATTACGCCAACTTCaagtag
- the LOC121307246 gene encoding receptor-type tyrosine-protein phosphatase alpha isoform X4 gives MDSRLLLLLLIAVLTALCSAQNPNTAAALTESPVLAGASNTLSENRSSLLNDLTLATTVSTATTITPMNVTISPEASNATTISTGTNETTSSTPPPPTPSPGGGNDTATDPQLPPTVNITTAGGAHTAEPTTPPPSPSTVETTASLTTSGGAANGPDETPIIAVMVALSSLLVIAFIIIVLYMLRFKKYKQAGSHSNSFRLVNGRADDTELQSIPLLARSPSTNRKYPPLSVDKLEEEINRRMADDNKLFREEFNALPVCPIQAACDAASKEENKEKNRYVNILPYDHSRVHLSSLEGVPDSDFINASFINGYQEKNKFIAAQGPKEETVNDFWRMIWEQNTATIVMVTNLKERKECKCAQYWPDQGCWTYGNIRVSVEDMMVLVDYTIRKFCIQQVGDVSNKKPQRLLTQFHFTSWPDFGVPFTPIGMLKFLKKVKTCNPQYAGAIVVHCSAGVGRTGTFIVIDAMLDMMTSERKVDVFGFVTRIRAQRCQMVQTDMQYVFIYQAMLEHYLYGDTELEVTSLETHLQKLYSKTPGTTCSGLEAEFKKLTSIKIQNDKMRTGNLPANMKKNRVLQIIPYEFNRVIIPVKRGEEYTDYVNASFIDGYRQKDSYIASQGPLQHTIEDFWRMIWEWKSCSIVMLTELEERGQEKCVQYWPSESTLSCGDITIELKKEEESESYTVRDLLVSNNRENKSRLVRQFHFHGWPEVGIPADGKGMINLIAAVQKQQQQSGNHPFTVHCSAGAGRTGTFCALSTVLERVKAEGILDVFQTVKSLRLQRPHMVQTLEQYEFCYKVVQEYIDAFSDYANFK, from the exons ATGGATTCAAggctcctgctcctgctgctcATTGCGGTGCTGACGGCTCTCTGCTCTGCCCAGAACCCCAACACAGCTGCCG cTCTCACAGAGTCCCCTGTTCTGGCTGGAGCATCAAACACTTTGTCAGAAAACCGGTCCTCTCTGCTTAACGACCTCACCCTGGCAACCACTGTCTCCACAGCAACCACCATCACCCCGATGAATGTGACTATCTCTCCGGAGGCCAGCAACGCCACGACGATCAGCACTGGCACCAACGAGACCACTTCCAGTACGCCTCCCCCTCCCACACCCTCCCCCGGTGGGGGCAATGATACTGCCACCGACCCCCAACTCCCCCCCACCGTCAACATCACAACGGCAGGGGGGGCACATACTGCAGAGCCCACcacaccccctccctctccctccactGTGGAGACCACAGCCAGCCTCACCACCTCAG gAGGAGCAGCAAATGGACCAG ATGAGACTCCGATCATTGCAGTGATGGTGGCCCTGTCCTCTCTGCTGGTCATTGCCTTCATCATCATTGTGCTCTACATGCTGAG GTTTAAGAAGTACAAGCAGGCAGGGAGTCACTCCAACTCCTTCAGACTGGTCAATGGGCGTGCGGACGACACAG AGCTCCAGAGCATACCCCTCCTGGCCAGGTCTCCCAGCACTAACAGGAAGTACCCGCCCCTTTCTGTGGACAAGCTGGAGGAAGAGATCAACCGGCGCATGGCAGACGACAACAAGCTGTTCAGGGAGGAGTTCAAC gcCCTGCCTGTGTGTCCCATCCAGGCAGCGTGTGACGCAGCTTCTAAAGAGGAGAACAAGGAGAAGAACCGCTATGTCAACATCCTGCCCT ATGATCACTCGAGAGTCCACCTGTCTTCGCTAGAGGGGGTCCCAGACTCGGACTTCATCAACGCCTCCTTCATCAAC GGATACCAGGAGAAGAACAAGTTCATCGCAGCTCAAG GACCGAAGGAGGAGACTGTCAATGATTTCTGGAGGATGATCTGGGAGCAGAATACGGCCACCATCGTCATGGTAACCAACCTGAAGGAGCGAAAGGAG TGTAAGTGTGCCCAGTACTGGCCGGACCAGGGCTGCTGGACCTATGGGAACATCCGGGTGTCAGTGGAGGATATGATGGTGCTGGTCGACTACACCATCCGCAAGTTCTGCATCCAGCAG gtTGGTGACGTGTCCAATAAGAAGCCTCAGCGCCTGCTCACTCAGTTCCACTTCACCAGCTGGCCTGATTTCGGGGTCCCCTTCACCCCCATTGGAATGCTCAAGTTCCTCAAGAAGGTCAAGACCTGTAATCCCCAGTATGCCGGGGCCATAGTGGTGCATTGCAg CGCTGGCGTCGGACGGACAGGCACCTTCATTGTGATCGACGCCATGCTGGACATGATGACATCAGAGCGCAAGGTGGACGTATTCGGCTTCGTGACGAGGATCCGGGCGCAGCGCTGTCAGATGGTTCAGACTGAT ATGCAGTACGTGTTTATCTACCAGGCTATGCTGGAGCACTATCTGTACGGAGACACCGAGCTGGAAGTGACTTCGCTGGAGACACACCTGCAGAAACTCTACAGCAAGACCCCCGGGACCACCTGCAGCGGCCTGGAGGCAGAGTTCAAG AAGCTGACGTCAATAAAGATCCAGAACGACAAGATGAGGACGGGCAACCTGCCGGCCAACATGAAGAAGAACCGTGTGCTGCAGATCATCCCCT ACGAGTTTAACCGTGTGATCATCCCagtgaagagaggagaggagtatACAGACTATGTCAACGCCTCCTTCATTGAT GGCTACAGGCAGAAGGACTCTTACATTGCCAGTCAGGGTCCTCTCCAGCACACCATTGAGGATTTCTGGAGGATGATCTGGGAGTGGAAGTCGTGCTCCATCGTCATGCTGACGGAGCTGGAGGAGCGAGGACAG GAGAAGTGTGTGCAGTACTGGCCATCGGAGAGCACTCTGAGCTGTGGTGATATCACCATAGAgctgaagaaggaggaggagagcgAGAGCTACACCGTGAGGGACCTGCTCGTATCCAACAACCGA GAGAATAAGAGCCGGCTGGTGCGTCAGTTCCATTTCCACGGCTGGCCGGAGGTGGGGATCCCTGCAGACGGCAAGGGGATGATCAACCTGATTGCAGCCgttcagaaacagcagcagcagtctgGCAACCACCCCTTCACTGTGCACTGCAG TGCTGGCGCGGGCCGCACCGGTACCTTCTGTGCCCTGAGCACTGTGCTGGAGAGGGTGAAAGCAGAGGGTATCCTGGACGTCTTTCAGACAGTGAAGAGCCTTCGACTGCAGAGACCACACATGGTCCAAACACTG GAGCAGTATGAATTCTGTTACAAGGTGGTGCAGGAGTACATCGATGCCTTTTCTGATTACGCCAACTTCaagtag